The following is a genomic window from Nymphaea colorata isolate Beijing-Zhang1983 chromosome 3, ASM883128v2, whole genome shotgun sequence.
ATATGGTGGTAAGTGCAACACTCGAGTTGAATGATGTACCATACGTCTATCAAAAACCTTAAAGGTATAAAGATAAACGGTATAATGTACCAATAGTCCACTTGAATTGAATGATATACCATAAGATCTGCCCACTTAAGTGAAGCAAGCTACTACACTGATGTTTTATGTCGTAAACGGTTTtttaaaataaacattaaaagaaactaCAATAAAGCACTCGATCCTTGAGTGAGTTAAGAGGAGGCTGCTTTCCATGTTAGGCATTTCTGCCTTTTGAAAGGGGTcattttttggatttcattttttcaaaaatgaatatttttttcttataatcaagctttttttgttcctttctaactagttattttcatttgcatGTTGTAATAGTTCAATTGTgtaccaaatttaaaatttgtagTAGATGCAgtttctttgattttcatggatcTCATCAAACACAGGAAATCATCCTTTTCCAACCTGTCCACATAAACCAAAGAACCGAAGCGACTTGCTATTCCACCTTTTCCAGACTTGAGATTTCTCGCCGGGTCTCAGACACTcagtctccctctctcgctcggTGCGTGTAAGCAATGGCGACATATTGCCTACGGCTCGCTCTGAGTTGCAGAAAGATATCAGCCGTGGTGGTGAGGGCGGGGACAGATTCCATCGTGGCCATGGCGGATTCAATGGAACCCGAGTTCCTACCTCAGTACAGGGCCAATGAGAACCGGATGCCACGCTGCAAAAGCTTCTGGGACGCAAAGGTCGCCTCCAAGGTCGGCGACAACTTGGGCAGCAGGCTCTCCGGGATCAGCGTCTCCCACGTGGAGGTGGACGCGGACGAGGAGGCATCCCGCCCCCTGCATTACCGAAGGAACGTTGCCCCCTTCTTCGATTCCTTGCAGAGGAGGGGGATTCGCGTCCATGGATTGCAGTGCTCACCACCGGAAAcggcgacgacgacgacgacgacggtTAATCGGGAAAAATTCGAATCATAAGGTGATGGCTGGTCTGGGAAGGGGAAAAGGAAACAGTATGTCCATGTTGCGTTTCGTAAACCCTAGGTTTCCTTTCTCCCTCGTTGCAGAACCAGCCGTGTTTAAATTTGCTACTCCAGTTAGAAAACTTACAGGAAACTCAAATATTTTCATTCTTTGGATAAAAGCTTTTGTACGAGTATCTTCCACATGATGGGTGattgaataaaaatgaaatgcccATTTTTCCAATGTAAAGTTATGTTAAATTGCAAGAAAAAACTCTGCATCGACCATCTATTCGCTGTTTCCAAATCCCTTTTATGTGTTCGTTGAAAC
Proteins encoded in this region:
- the LOC116251295 gene encoding uncharacterized protein LOC116251295 yields the protein MATYCLRLALSCRKISAVVVRAGTDSIVAMADSMEPEFLPQYRANENRMPRCKSFWDAKVASKVGDNLGSRLSGISVSHVEVDADEEASRPLHYRRNVAPFFDSLQRRGIRVHGLQCSPPETATTTTTTVNREKFES